A DNA window from Streptococcus parapneumoniae contains the following coding sequences:
- a CDS encoding ASCH domain-containing protein, which yields MTPQEMWNAYKKINPSIGYEIDAWAFGVEADLLADLVLKGEKTATASAYDLYALEDDPLPQEGTFDVILDSQNQAVCIVEITKVSVQPFNRVSADHAYKEGEGDKSLAYWRQVHEDFFTECMREAGMTFTPESKVVLEEFRKVYPL from the coding sequence ATGACACCGCAAGAAATGTGGAATGCCTACAAGAAAATCAATCCTTCGATTGGATATGAAATCGATGCTTGGGCTTTTGGAGTGGAAGCCGATCTCTTGGCAGATTTGGTTTTAAAAGGAGAAAAGACGGCAACAGCTTCAGCCTACGACCTCTATGCACTAGAAGATGACCCCCTTCCGCAAGAAGGGACCTTCGATGTCATTTTAGATAGTCAAAATCAGGCTGTCTGCATTGTCGAAATTACAAAGGTTTCTGTCCAGCCCTTCAATCGAGTGTCAGCTGACCATGCCTACAAGGAAGGTGAGGGAGACAAATCTTTAGCCTATTGGCGTCAGGTTCATGAAGACTTTTTTACGGAGTGTATGAGGGAAGCAGGAATGACTTTTACACCTGAAAGCAAGGTTGTTTTAGAAGAATTTCGCAAGGTCTACCCTCTGTAG